A genomic window from Bos indicus x Bos taurus breed Angus x Brahman F1 hybrid unplaced genomic scaffold, Bos_hybrid_MaternalHap_v2.0 tig00011889_arrow_arrow_obj, whole genome shotgun sequence includes:
- the LOC113889377 gene encoding melanoma-associated antigen 10-like: MSELSKPEEDFQDPGEAQGPVNVQLLGAEAGVAASASASSPTVSSLGTGESLPQEALNEMIASLMKFLLLKYRAKELTSQAEMLNKVLRDNQEYFPVVFNQASQCLQLVFGVEVKEVDPREHIYIMVPILGLTCNAMLNSGQSIPKAGLLVLVLNLIMRNGDRAPEEKVWGALSRLGVCVGSVHCIFGEPRALLTHAWVQEGYLEYRQVPYSHPARYEFLWGPRAYAETSKWEVMAFLLRVKQRALRTFPLQSAEAAREEDEVA, encoded by the coding sequence ATGAGTGAACTGAGCAAGCCCGAGGAAGATTTTCAGGACCCTGGCGAGGCCCAGGGCCCGGTGAATGTGCAGCTCTTGGGGGCTGAGGCAGGGGTGGCTGCATCCGCCTCGGCCTCCTCCCCCACAGTGTCCTCCTTAGGCACTGGGGAGTCCTTGCCCCAGGAAGCGCTGAATGAGATGATAGCTAGCCTAATGAAGTTCCTGCTCCTCAAGTATCGAGCCAAGGAGCTGACCTCCCAGGCGGAAATGCTGAATAAGGTCCTCAGGGATAACCAGGAATACTTCCCGGTGGTCTTCAACCAAGCCTCGCAGTGCCTGCAGCTGGTCTTTGGCGTGGAAGTGAAGGAGGTGGACCCCAGGGAGCACATCTACATCATGGTCCCCATCCTGGGCCTCACCTGCAACGCAATGCTGAACAGTGGGCAGAGCATCCCCAAGGCTGGCCTCCTGGTGCTGGTCCTTAACCTGATCATGCGGAATGGAGACCGTGCCCCTGAGGAGAAGGTCTGGGGAGCACTCAGCAGATTGGGTGTGTGTGTCGGGAGTGTGCACTGCATCTTTGGGGAGCCCAGGGCGCTTCTGACCCAcgcgtgggtgcaggaggggtACCTGGAGTACCGGCAGGTGCCTTACAGCCACCCTGCTCGCTATGAGTTCCTGTGGGGTCCCCGGGCTTATGCGGAGACCAGCAAGTGGGAAGTCATGGCATTTCTGCTCAGGGTCAAACAAAGGGCTTTGAGGACCTTCCCACTGCAGTCTGCAGAGGCTGCAAGGGAGGAGGATGAGGTGGCCTGA